A single region of the Vibrio cyclitrophicus genome encodes:
- a CDS encoding tripartite tricarboxylate transporter TctB family protein, with product MSDLPTKFLSKESLLSKDRLGAMIFMLACLCYGYQTTMIPLFPGDEYEPFTARTLPTLLTFIGIGLSLILLVTRQPDQKIKCDTTPLNWKLLIGFLVLMALYGVGLTYLGFVLATSFFLLAGFYLLGERRKAVLFGASFPFVIAFFLLLTQGLDIYLEPGLIFTLW from the coding sequence ATGTCGGACTTACCAACCAAATTTCTGAGTAAGGAATCCCTGCTTTCTAAAGATCGCCTAGGCGCAATGATCTTTATGTTGGCGTGCTTGTGCTATGGCTACCAAACCACAATGATTCCTTTATTCCCCGGTGACGAGTATGAACCGTTTACCGCAAGAACATTGCCTACTCTGCTGACCTTCATTGGCATCGGGCTATCGTTGATCCTACTCGTGACAAGGCAACCCGATCAGAAAATCAAATGTGACACCACACCTTTGAACTGGAAGCTGCTCATTGGCTTTTTAGTGTTAATGGCTTTGTACGGTGTTGGACTGACTTATCTTGGCTTCGTTTTAGCAACCAGCTTCTTCTTACTTGCAGGCTTCTACCTGCTGGGTGAACGCCGCAAAGCGGTTTTATTTGGGGCGTCGTTTCCTTTCGTTATCGCGTTCTTTCTTCTTTTAACTCAAGGCTTAGATATCTACCTAGAGCCTGGTTTAATCTTCACTCTTTGGTAG
- a CDS encoding tripartite tricarboxylate transporter permease: MLDGILQGLSTAVMPMNIMMVIVGCFVGTFIGMLPGLGPISAIALMIPITYGLDPSSGLILMAGVYYGAVFGGSTSSILINAPGCSSTVVTAFDGYPMAQKGQAGKALALAAYSSFTGGTLSAIMLLIAAPALASVSLSFQSSDYFALMLLGLSAVAAFAGPGQVIKAWMMTILGLMLSTVGIDKGVGVERFTFGLTDLMDGFSFLLLAMATFALGETLMGILKPEKDTSGEESQKMADIGSMKVTKEEFKEVAPVSIRSSILGFFTGVLPGAGATIAAFLSYGMERSLAPKDKQKEFGKGSIRGLVAPESANNAASSGSFVPLLTLGIPGSGTTAIMLGALIAYGIQPGPRLFVEHPDVFWSVIISMYFGNIVLVILNLPLIPYISKLLAVPRTVLLPMIIFFSITGVYLVSFNTMDVFVMLIVAMVAIALRLANFPLAPLLLGFILGGLMEENLRRALMISDGELSFLWERPITMTFTILAVLVLSSPILVKLFKSFRAKPVEV; encoded by the coding sequence ATGTTAGATGGAATTTTACAAGGACTTTCGACCGCTGTGATGCCAATGAACATCATGATGGTAATTGTGGGCTGTTTCGTGGGCACCTTCATCGGGATGCTACCGGGACTCGGTCCAATTTCAGCAATCGCACTGATGATCCCTATCACTTATGGCCTAGACCCATCTTCTGGTCTTATTTTGATGGCCGGTGTTTACTACGGTGCGGTATTTGGTGGCTCAACGTCATCAATCTTAATCAATGCTCCGGGTTGTTCTTCTACGGTGGTAACGGCATTCGACGGCTACCCAATGGCGCAAAAAGGCCAAGCTGGTAAAGCCCTTGCCCTTGCAGCCTACTCTTCTTTTACTGGTGGTACGCTTTCTGCAATTATGCTGTTGATCGCAGCACCAGCTCTAGCAAGCGTGTCATTGAGCTTCCAGTCTTCTGACTACTTTGCACTGATGCTATTAGGTTTATCAGCAGTAGCGGCGTTTGCAGGCCCAGGTCAGGTAATCAAGGCTTGGATGATGACTATCTTAGGTTTGATGTTATCAACAGTGGGTATCGACAAAGGTGTCGGTGTAGAACGTTTCACATTTGGTCTAACGGATCTTATGGACGGATTCAGCTTCCTACTTCTTGCTATGGCAACCTTCGCTTTAGGTGAGACTTTAATGGGTATTTTGAAACCTGAGAAAGACACCAGCGGCGAAGAAAGCCAAAAGATGGCCGATATTGGCAGCATGAAAGTGACCAAAGAAGAGTTCAAAGAAGTCGCGCCCGTTTCGATTCGTTCTTCGATCCTTGGTTTCTTTACTGGTGTTCTACCTGGTGCTGGTGCAACGATTGCCGCGTTCTTAAGTTACGGTATGGAGCGTAGCCTCGCGCCAAAAGACAAACAGAAAGAATTTGGTAAAGGCAGTATTCGTGGTCTTGTTGCACCAGAATCAGCAAACAATGCCGCATCAAGTGGTTCATTCGTTCCACTACTGACGCTTGGTATTCCGGGGTCTGGTACTACAGCAATCATGTTAGGTGCATTGATTGCTTATGGTATTCAACCGGGTCCTCGCTTGTTTGTTGAACATCCAGATGTATTTTGGTCGGTGATTATCTCGATGTACTTTGGCAACATCGTACTGGTTATCTTGAACCTGCCGCTTATTCCTTACATCTCTAAGTTGCTGGCAGTACCAAGAACAGTACTACTGCCAATGATTATCTTCTTCTCAATCACCGGTGTGTACTTGGTGTCTTTCAACACGATGGATGTCTTTGTAATGCTAATTGTGGCAATGGTGGCGATCGCGTTAAGGCTGGCCAACTTCCCACTCGCACCGTTACTGCTTGGCTTCATATTAGGTGGTTTGATGGAAGAGAACTTGAGACGCGCACTGATGATCAGTGATGGTGAACTCAGCTTCCTTTGGGAACGTCCTATCACCATGACATTCACTATCTTGGCGGTATTGGTTCTCTCTAGTCCGATTCTCGTTAAGCTGTTCAAGAGCTTTAGAGCAAAACCAGTTGAAGTTTAG
- a CDS encoding sulfite exporter TauE/SafE family protein codes for MDWLILFLSGVIGGVLNSIAGGGSFITFPALLFAGVPPIAANATNTFASCAGYISGAYALRHEIRSGTKQLKLVVGLCVIGGGIGAFLLLHTPEALFTQSVPWLLLFAALLFTFGGTLNKWLKKVTAKHKHATSAGAFFSAVLLLIVCVYGGYFNAGLGIVTLSYLALAGYTNINVMNGIKLLVSACASLAAIVFFVVNGSIDWPSGMAVLFGTLVGGYYSAKVSRRIPQQYVRTTVIIASFLITAYFFYTN; via the coding sequence ATGGATTGGTTGATTCTATTCTTGTCAGGCGTGATTGGCGGCGTGCTTAACTCTATTGCAGGAGGAGGCAGCTTCATCACCTTCCCCGCTCTACTGTTTGCTGGCGTGCCTCCGATTGCGGCCAACGCGACCAATACCTTTGCTTCATGCGCTGGTTACATCAGTGGTGCTTATGCACTGCGCCATGAAATTCGATCTGGCACCAAACAACTCAAACTCGTTGTCGGGCTATGTGTAATAGGCGGCGGCATCGGTGCATTTTTACTACTACATACACCAGAAGCGTTGTTTACTCAATCCGTTCCTTGGTTATTGCTGTTCGCCGCTCTGCTTTTTACCTTTGGTGGCACACTCAATAAATGGCTAAAGAAAGTAACCGCTAAACATAAGCACGCCACCAGCGCAGGCGCGTTCTTTTCCGCCGTATTACTTTTGATCGTGTGTGTTTATGGTGGTTATTTTAATGCAGGCTTAGGCATTGTGACCTTGAGCTACTTGGCACTGGCAGGATATACCAATATCAACGTGATGAATGGCATCAAATTGTTGGTGTCGGCATGCGCGTCACTCGCGGCAATCGTGTTCTTTGTTGTGAATGGTTCGATTGATTGGCCGTCAGGCATGGCCGTTTTGTTTGGGACATTGGTCGGTGGTTACTATTCAGCAAAAGTTTCTCGCCGTATTCCTCAACAATATGTTCGTACCACAGTGATCATCGCGAGCTTTTTGATCACCGCTTACTTTTTTTATACCAACTAG
- a CDS encoding VF530 family DNA-binding protein, with the protein MTEEERIELQQNNPLHGLKLETMITELVDHYGWEILDAAMRMNCFNTKPTVASAVKYLKKTEWAREKVENFYLYRFKRMPKASDIEYQMPPRSRTFRHGLEPREPMELTVESIHASQAKAASAFKERRGGNGRNFRR; encoded by the coding sequence ATGACTGAAGAAGAAAGAATCGAACTGCAACAAAATAACCCGCTACATGGCTTAAAGCTTGAAACCATGATCACTGAATTAGTGGACCATTATGGTTGGGAAATTTTAGATGCGGCAATGCGTATGAACTGCTTTAATACTAAGCCTACAGTGGCAAGCGCAGTTAAATACCTGAAGAAAACCGAATGGGCTCGTGAAAAGGTTGAAAACTTCTACCTTTACCGTTTCAAGCGCATGCCTAAAGCATCGGACATTGAGTACCAGATGCCTCCGCGTTCACGTACATTCCGCCATGGGCTAGAACCTCGTGAGCCAATGGAACTAACGGTTGAGTCTATCCACGCTTCTCAAGCTAAAGCTGCGTCTGCGTTTAAAGAGCGCCGCGGCGGTAACGGTCGTAACTTTCGTCGTTAA
- a CDS encoding HD domain-containing protein, whose amino-acid sequence MACQMFDYSHFSRAAAQDKDIVAIVDDLFQLAREHYPILSRLSVVLCSENKASNYFVSDSLCQNVKHHYIEQEIKPNSALSRLAESLETRIVDDLSLINPTKQISHLLELGHQSSYTTPIHYQESNLGFVFINASCTDFFAKQTIQSDIAYLTQAISNLFVQLFERQRHFQSSLAVALNMGHARDPETKEHLIRMGKYSEQLARTLSHSNNSITHQFVHRIRLYAPFHDIGKYRIPDNVLFSTGRFSEEERAIMNNHTLYGEEMINDVVSLSHHCSMCSDEIQFIKNIVRHHHERFDGSGLPDGLSHTAIPLEARIVTLADVFDALMSKRAYKHAWSLDEVMEYIEAHNGSMFDPECVEALKQNLDDFMAIREQYNDDVKPQAMMA is encoded by the coding sequence TTGGCTTGCCAAATGTTTGACTACTCACATTTCAGCAGAGCAGCGGCCCAAGACAAAGACATCGTCGCTATAGTCGATGATCTCTTTCAGCTAGCTCGTGAACACTACCCCATACTATCTCGGCTATCCGTGGTGCTATGCAGTGAAAATAAAGCATCTAATTATTTTGTATCAGATTCACTGTGCCAAAACGTCAAGCACCACTACATCGAACAAGAAATCAAACCCAACTCCGCTTTGAGTCGTCTAGCTGAATCATTGGAGACTAGAATTGTTGATGACCTCTCTTTGATCAATCCGACGAAGCAAATCTCTCATCTACTCGAGCTCGGTCACCAAAGTAGCTATACAACTCCAATCCACTACCAAGAGAGTAACCTCGGATTCGTTTTCATCAACGCATCATGCACTGACTTTTTTGCTAAGCAGACAATCCAAAGCGACATCGCCTACCTCACTCAAGCGATTTCGAACCTGTTTGTACAACTATTCGAACGTCAGCGTCATTTTCAATCCTCTTTAGCGGTCGCTCTAAACATGGGACATGCGCGCGACCCTGAAACCAAAGAACATCTGATTCGCATGGGAAAATACAGCGAGCAGCTCGCACGTACGCTTTCGCACAGTAACAATTCGATTACCCATCAGTTCGTTCACCGTATTCGCTTATATGCGCCATTTCACGACATTGGTAAGTACCGAATCCCAGATAACGTGTTATTCAGCACGGGGCGTTTCTCAGAAGAAGAAAGAGCCATAATGAACAACCACACCTTGTATGGTGAAGAGATGATTAACGATGTGGTGTCCCTCTCCCATCATTGCTCTATGTGTTCTGACGAAATTCAGTTCATTAAGAATATTGTACGTCATCACCACGAGCGGTTTGATGGTTCGGGGTTACCCGATGGTTTGAGTCATACTGCGATTCCGCTTGAAGCACGAATTGTAACGCTCGCGGATGTGTTTGACGCGCTGATGAGTAAAAGAGCCTATAAGCACGCATGGTCACTCGATGAAGTCATGGAGTACATTGAAGCGCACAACGGTTCGATGTTCGACCCTGAATGTGTTGAGGCCCTTAAACAGAACCTAGACGACTTTATGGCAATTCGAGAGCAATACAACGACGATGTAAAACCTCAAGCTATGATGGCTTAG
- the gnd gene encoding decarboxylating NADP(+)-dependent phosphogluconate dehydrogenase: MKGDIGVIGLAVMGQNLILNMNDHGFKVVAHNRTAAKVDEFLEGPAKGTNIVGAYSLEELVEKLEAPRKVMLMVRAGDVVDTFIENLIPLLDEGDIIIDGGNTNYPDTNRRVAHCREKGIHFIGTGVSGGEEGARFGPSIMPGGAAEAWEAVKPIFQGISAKTDAGEPCCDWVGNDGAGHFVKMVHNGIEYGDMQLITEAYQFMKDGLGMSADEMQAVFADWNKTELDSYLVEITADILGYKDEDGEALVEKILDTAGQKGTGKWTGINALDLGIPLTLISESVFSRCLSALKDQRVEAEALFEKTITPVEGDKQEWVDALRQALLASKIISYAQGFMLMREASNENGWDLNYGNVALMWRGGCIIRSAFLGNIRDAYEANPDIAFLGSDEYFKNILQGSLVAWRKVAAKSLESGIPMPCTISALSFLDGYTTARLPANLLQAQRDYFGAHTYERTDRPRGEFFHTNWTGTGGDTASTTYDV; the protein is encoded by the coding sequence ATGAAAGGTGATATCGGTGTAATTGGCCTAGCGGTAATGGGTCAGAACCTTATCCTAAACATGAACGATCACGGCTTCAAAGTTGTGGCTCATAACCGTACTGCTGCTAAAGTAGACGAGTTCCTAGAAGGCCCAGCTAAAGGTACTAACATTGTTGGTGCTTACTCTCTAGAAGAGCTAGTTGAGAAGCTAGAAGCGCCACGTAAAGTGATGCTTATGGTTCGTGCTGGTGACGTTGTAGACACGTTCATCGAAAACCTAATCCCACTTCTAGACGAAGGCGACATCATCATTGATGGTGGTAACACTAACTACCCAGACACTAACCGTCGTGTAGCGCATTGTCGTGAGAAAGGCATCCACTTCATCGGTACTGGTGTTTCTGGTGGTGAAGAAGGTGCTCGTTTCGGTCCTTCAATCATGCCAGGTGGCGCGGCTGAAGCTTGGGAAGCGGTTAAGCCAATCTTCCAAGGTATCTCTGCAAAAACTGACGCTGGTGAGCCTTGTTGTGACTGGGTTGGTAACGACGGTGCTGGTCACTTCGTTAAGATGGTACACAACGGCATCGAATACGGTGACATGCAGCTTATCACTGAAGCATACCAGTTCATGAAAGATGGTCTAGGTATGTCTGCTGACGAGATGCAAGCAGTATTCGCTGACTGGAACAAAACTGAGCTAGACAGCTACCTAGTTGAAATTACTGCTGACATTCTTGGCTACAAAGATGAAGACGGTGAAGCGCTAGTTGAGAAGATCCTAGACACTGCAGGCCAAAAAGGTACTGGTAAGTGGACTGGTATCAACGCACTAGACCTAGGTATCCCACTGACTCTAATCTCTGAGTCTGTATTCTCTCGTTGCCTGTCTGCTCTTAAAGACCAACGTGTTGAAGCTGAAGCTTTGTTTGAGAAGACAATCACTCCAGTTGAAGGCGACAAGCAAGAATGGGTTGACGCACTACGTCAAGCTCTACTGGCTTCTAAGATCATCTCTTACGCTCAAGGTTTCATGCTAATGCGTGAAGCGTCGAACGAAAACGGCTGGGACCTAAACTACGGTAACGTAGCACTAATGTGGCGTGGTGGTTGTATCATCCGTTCTGCATTCCTAGGCAACATCCGTGATGCGTACGAAGCAAACCCAGACATCGCGTTCCTAGGTTCTGATGAGTACTTCAAAAACATCCTACAAGGCAGCCTAGTAGCATGGCGTAAAGTAGCAGCGAAATCTCTAGAGTCTGGTATCCCAATGCCATGTACGATTTCTGCGCTATCTTTCCTAGACGGTTACACAACAGCACGTCTACCAGCGAACCTGCTTCAAGCTCAACGTGACTACTTCGGTGCTCACACTTACGAGCGTACTGACCGTCCACGTGGTGAATTCTTCCACACAAACTGGACTGGTACAGGCGGCGACACTGCTTCTACAACTTACGACGTATAA
- the pgl gene encoding 6-phosphogluconolactonase — MINHKIFATPELVVENLANEMKAYSEQGTPVHISLSGGSTPKMLFKLLAQAPYAEGIQWNNLHFWWGDERCVAPDDAESNFGEANALLFTQVNLPAENIHRIRGEDEPKAEAERFAKEMAGVIPTENGTPVFDWILLGVGADGHTASLFPGATDYQDENLSVLASHPESGQIRVSKTAKVLEAAKRISYLVLGAGKVEIVKEIHTTPASELPYPAAKIQSKTGETEWFLDSNAASAIA; from the coding sequence ATGATCAATCACAAGATCTTTGCAACGCCTGAACTGGTTGTTGAAAACCTAGCAAATGAAATGAAAGCATACAGCGAGCAGGGCACACCTGTTCACATTTCACTGTCGGGTGGCAGCACGCCAAAAATGCTTTTCAAGCTTTTAGCGCAGGCGCCTTACGCTGAAGGTATTCAATGGAATAACCTTCACTTCTGGTGGGGCGACGAACGTTGCGTTGCACCAGACGACGCTGAAAGCAATTTCGGTGAAGCGAATGCATTGTTGTTTACTCAAGTAAACCTTCCTGCTGAAAACATCCACCGCATTCGTGGTGAAGATGAACCTAAAGCAGAAGCAGAGCGTTTCGCAAAAGAGATGGCAGGCGTAATTCCAACTGAAAACGGCACGCCTGTCTTCGATTGGATTCTGCTTGGTGTTGGTGCAGACGGTCACACAGCTTCACTATTCCCGGGCGCAACGGACTACCAAGATGAGAACCTATCAGTATTAGCTTCTCACCCTGAGTCTGGTCAAATCCGAGTTTCTAAAACAGCGAAAGTTTTAGAAGCAGCAAAACGAATCAGCTACCTAGTACTAGGTGCAGGTAAAGTTGAGATCGTTAAAGAAATTCATACTACTCCTGCTTCAGAGTTGCCTTACCCGGCAGCGAAAATCCAGTCTAAAACTGGCGAAACAGAGTGGTTCCTAGATTCAAATGCAGCAAGTGCTATCGCATAA
- a CDS encoding glucose-6-phosphate dehydrogenase, giving the protein MVIPENSSIVIFGASGDLTYRKLIPALYHLYASNQLPESFAILGVSRTEYSDESYREKLKKSLQEMEKTEPETLNAFIEHLHYQAINTSDVDDYARLAQRLDKLEQDYQFENHNTLFYLATPPSLYGVIPANLAAHGLNDEKNGWRRLIIEKPFGYDLASAQALDEEIHHHFQEHQIYRIDHYLGKETVQNLLVLRFSNAMFEPLWNRNFIEYVEITGAEFLGVEERGGYYDGSGAVRDMFQNHLLQVLAMVGMEPPAQINADSIRDEVVKVLQCLKPLEEDDLRKDLVLGQYTASDVRGQQLLGYREEPGVADDSRTETYIGLKAHINNWRWNGVPFYVRTGKRLPTRVTEIVIHFKNTPHPVFGQDAPENKLIIRIQPDEGIQMSFGLKEPGAGFKAKEVKMNFSYSDLPETQMLTAYERLLLDALNGDATLFARTDAVEACWKYVQPILDFKQDPQALFGYACGTWGPQEADELLQRDGRAWRFPCKNLTDTDYCEL; this is encoded by the coding sequence ATGGTAATACCTGAAAACAGCAGCATCGTTATTTTTGGTGCGTCGGGAGATCTAACTTACCGCAAGTTAATTCCTGCTTTGTACCACCTGTATGCTAGCAATCAACTTCCAGAGTCCTTTGCGATTCTTGGAGTGAGCCGTACTGAGTACAGCGACGAGTCTTACCGTGAGAAGCTGAAGAAGTCTCTTCAGGAAATGGAAAAAACTGAGCCAGAGACGCTGAATGCATTTATTGAACATCTGCATTACCAAGCGATCAACACTTCAGATGTAGACGATTACGCTCGTCTAGCACAACGTCTGGATAAGCTTGAGCAAGACTACCAATTCGAAAACCATAACACATTGTTCTACTTGGCAACTCCGCCAAGCCTTTACGGTGTGATCCCAGCAAACCTTGCTGCGCATGGCCTGAACGATGAAAAGAACGGCTGGCGTCGTCTTATCATTGAGAAGCCATTTGGTTACGATCTAGCATCAGCTCAAGCGCTGGATGAAGAGATCCATCATCACTTCCAAGAACACCAGATCTACCGTATCGACCATTACCTTGGTAAAGAAACGGTACAAAACCTTCTAGTGCTTCGTTTCTCAAACGCGATGTTTGAACCTCTGTGGAACCGTAACTTCATTGAATACGTTGAAATCACAGGTGCTGAGTTCCTTGGCGTAGAAGAGCGTGGCGGGTACTACGACGGTTCTGGCGCCGTTCGTGACATGTTCCAAAACCACCTGCTACAAGTGCTAGCAATGGTTGGTATGGAGCCACCAGCTCAAATTAATGCTGATTCTATTCGTGACGAAGTGGTTAAAGTTCTTCAGTGTCTCAAACCGCTAGAAGAAGACGACCTGCGTAAAGATTTAGTGCTAGGTCAATACACAGCGTCAGACGTTCGCGGCCAGCAGTTGCTTGGTTACCGTGAAGAGCCGGGTGTTGCGGATGACTCTCGTACTGAAACGTACATTGGTCTTAAAGCACACATCAACAACTGGCGTTGGAATGGGGTTCCTTTCTACGTACGTACGGGTAAACGCTTACCAACGCGCGTAACGGAAATCGTGATTCACTTTAAGAACACGCCTCACCCAGTGTTTGGTCAAGATGCACCTGAGAACAAGCTGATTATCCGTATCCAACCGGATGAAGGTATTCAGATGAGCTTTGGTTTGAAAGAGCCAGGTGCAGGTTTCAAAGCAAAAGAAGTGAAAATGAACTTCTCTTACTCTGACTTGCCTGAAACTCAGATGCTAACGGCTTATGAGCGTCTTCTTCTTGATGCACTGAACGGTGATGCGACTCTGTTTGCACGTACCGATGCAGTAGAAGCATGTTGGAAGTACGTTCAACCAATCTTAGACTTCAAGCAAGATCCTCAAGCACTGTTTGGCTATGCTTGTGGTACTTGGGGCCCACAAGAAGCAGATGAACTTCTGCAACGTGATGGCCGCGCATGGCGTTTCCCATGCAAAAACTTAACAGACACGGATTACTGCGAACTATGA
- a CDS encoding response regulator, protein MNATTRVMVIEDDIAIAELHHRYLEQMGGFDVVGIATTQSEALMQLDILKPDLVLLDVYLPDGCGLDILNHVRGSNQGCDVILITAARDVDTLQQAMRGGVVDYLLKPVMFPRLEAALKKYQSQQQEFESVSDLNQGLVDKMLQANAKADSRKVSTLPKGIDGVTLDKIRAIFQQADIADITADEAGERIGASRTTARRYLEFLITTGELVADLNYGTVGRPERCYNKPKK, encoded by the coding sequence ATGAACGCAACCACGAGAGTCATGGTCATTGAAGATGATATTGCGATTGCAGAGCTTCACCATCGTTATTTAGAACAGATGGGAGGCTTTGATGTGGTCGGGATTGCGACCACACAGTCTGAAGCGTTAATGCAGTTAGATATCTTAAAACCTGATTTGGTGTTATTGGATGTGTATCTGCCGGACGGGTGTGGGCTCGATATTTTGAACCACGTTCGTGGCAGTAATCAGGGCTGTGATGTGATTCTGATTACCGCAGCTCGAGACGTCGACACCCTTCAGCAAGCGATGCGCGGTGGAGTCGTCGACTATCTACTCAAACCAGTGATGTTTCCTCGCTTGGAAGCGGCGCTGAAAAAGTACCAATCGCAACAACAAGAATTTGAAAGTGTGTCAGACTTAAACCAAGGCTTGGTCGACAAGATGCTGCAAGCGAATGCTAAGGCCGACTCTCGAAAGGTCTCTACGTTACCGAAAGGGATCGATGGCGTAACGCTTGATAAAATTAGAGCCATTTTTCAACAAGCCGACATTGCTGATATTACCGCGGATGAGGCGGGTGAACGTATTGGTGCTAGCCGAACCACGGCCAGACGCTACCTAGAATTCTTGATCACGACCGGTGAGTTAGTTGCCGATTTAAACTACGGCACCGTTGGTCGTCCTGAACGTTGCTACAACAAGCCGAAAAAGTAG
- a CDS encoding sensor histidine kinase: MTVTGLVELLILAAAGFYYIKQSQEQEMGLKALGVAEFLSESPLVTRIIQENGTLDPNGVPYVLSEETQIKFRNLTQLIGAAFIVVGDDKGIRLIHPYDDRLGKPMRGGDNQKALVLGESYVSTAKGSLGFSVRGKSAVKDIQGTVIGVVSVGYLLDSLQDRIEPYLAFLIVMALLVVAVNALISSYVSRRFQRAILGFEPEEIGRLYVELDVTMSTVKEGILSIDKNGILRSINKSACDILSIDRDKALNQQRLSDVLVGSDLEQLLSTGDTDHDVELYLNNKRIIANRSPIIVAGEVVGAVSSFRLRDEINDLTDQLSQTKEYADLLRSQTHEHQNKLNTISGLIQMGELDSVQQLIGQETEHYQSLIEFLRETVKDPLIAGMLLGKTERAREIGLELKVEEGSRLEALPRWLNADDVVTILGNLIDNAFDATMTVIKQEGQIAPARRVIEVSISDFGNEIIVEVEDKGCGLPKHLATNALTEKGVSSKAKQNRGVGLYLIKQLADRYQGQLEMIDNPDFGSRMTVYLPKEEQ, encoded by the coding sequence ATGACGGTCACAGGCCTTGTTGAACTTTTGATTCTTGCAGCGGCTGGTTTTTACTACATCAAACAATCTCAAGAGCAAGAGATGGGTTTGAAAGCGTTAGGTGTTGCTGAATTTCTATCTGAATCGCCACTTGTCACCCGCATTATTCAAGAAAATGGAACGTTGGACCCTAATGGCGTTCCCTACGTTCTGTCTGAAGAAACCCAAATTAAATTTCGTAACCTCACGCAGCTCATTGGTGCGGCGTTTATCGTTGTGGGAGATGACAAAGGTATCCGCCTGATTCACCCTTATGATGACAGGCTCGGTAAACCAATGCGTGGTGGTGACAATCAGAAGGCTTTGGTGTTGGGTGAGTCTTATGTGTCGACGGCCAAAGGATCGCTTGGTTTTTCAGTTCGTGGTAAATCCGCGGTTAAAGACATCCAAGGTACCGTTATTGGAGTGGTGTCGGTTGGTTACTTATTGGATTCTTTGCAAGATCGAATCGAGCCTTACTTAGCCTTTTTGATTGTGATGGCGTTGCTGGTGGTTGCGGTCAATGCTTTGATTTCAAGCTATGTATCTCGTCGTTTTCAACGCGCTATTTTGGGCTTTGAACCAGAAGAAATTGGCCGCTTATACGTAGAACTTGATGTGACCATGAGTACTGTGAAAGAGGGCATTTTAAGTATCGATAAGAACGGTATTTTGCGCTCAATAAACAAAAGCGCCTGCGATATCTTGTCTATAGATAGAGATAAAGCACTCAATCAGCAACGTCTATCAGATGTGTTGGTGGGCAGTGACTTAGAACAGCTGTTATCAACGGGTGACACTGACCACGATGTAGAGTTGTATTTAAACAATAAGCGAATCATTGCCAACCGTAGCCCAATTATAGTAGCGGGTGAAGTGGTCGGCGCGGTATCCAGTTTCCGATTGCGAGATGAAATCAACGACTTAACAGACCAGCTCTCACAAACCAAAGAGTATGCTGATCTACTGCGTTCACAAACCCACGAGCATCAAAACAAGCTCAACACCATCAGTGGTTTGATTCAGATGGGCGAATTGGATTCAGTTCAGCAACTGATAGGCCAAGAAACGGAGCACTATCAAAGCTTGATCGAGTTTTTGCGTGAGACCGTTAAAGACCCGCTCATTGCAGGCATGCTTTTAGGGAAAACGGAGCGCGCGCGCGAAATAGGTTTGGAGCTCAAGGTCGAAGAAGGCTCAAGGCTTGAAGCTCTGCCTCGCTGGTTAAACGCGGATGACGTTGTCACAATTCTTGGTAACCTAATTGATAACGCCTTTGATGCAACGATGACGGTTATTAAGCAAGAGGGACAAATTGCTCCAGCGCGTCGGGTAATTGAAGTTTCAATCAGTGATTTTGGTAATGAAATTATCGTAGAAGTAGAAGACAAAGGGTGTGGTTTGCCAAAACACTTGGCAACCAACGCACTGACCGAAAAAGGTGTATCGAGCAAAGCGAAGCAAAACCGTGGTGTGGGTTTGTATCTTATTAAGCAACTTGCTGACCGTTATCAAGGGCAGCTAGAAATGATTGATAACCCCGATTTTGGGTCACGTATGACGGTTTATCTGCCAAAAGAAGAACAATAA